From a region of the Phragmites australis chromosome 21, lpPhrAust1.1, whole genome shotgun sequence genome:
- the LOC133903841 gene encoding uncharacterized protein LOC133903841, whose protein sequence is MIDQAQTRACSLYKPSQSSSLSDAGPLSPITHRPVITTSSQSQQANLRMVATMSQVMALLSSALSGTGVAVAVAASADEGDRWRRCGHDHAAAGYCCVCISTCRDGEEMRRLPCGHAFHRDCVDRWLARCRRTCPLCRLHVGGVWLMEEQHQLSEDLVIWFSSLFVAGL, encoded by the coding sequence ATGATCGATCAGGCACAGACCCGCGCTTGCTCGCTTTATAAGCCATCGCAATCCAGCTCGCTCTCAGATGCTGGTCCACTCTCTCCGATCACTCACCGACCAGTGATCACTACTAGCTCACAAAGCCAACAAGCAAATCTTCGCATGGTGGCGACGATGAGCCAGGTGATGGCGCTGCTCTCCTCGGCTCTCTCGGGCACCGGCGTCGCGGTCGCTGTTGCTGCTTCGGCCGACGAAGGCGACCGGTGGCGCCGCTGCGGGCACGACCACGCGGCCGCGGGATACTGCTGCGTGTGCATATCCACGTGCCGCGACGGGGAGGAGATGCGGAGGCTGCCGTGCGGGCACGCGTTCCACCGGGACTGCGTCGACCGGTGGCTGGCGCGGTGCCGGCGGACGTGCCCGCTCTGCCGCCTGCACGTCGGCGGCGTGTGGTTGATGGAGGAGCAGCACCAGCTCAGCGAGGACCTCGTCATCTGGTTCTCTTCCCTCTTCGTCGCCGGCTTGTAG
- the LOC133903089 gene encoding uncharacterized protein LOC133903089, whose amino-acid sequence MEFDEYEYLEKAVEPAAPTANGSGEKERGSRRREGGEERVSKLSRSGEDRDRDRHRSGREHRDRDDGKEKKEKEKEKEKEKEKEKSRDRGKDRDRDREGKDREKGRERHKLREREVERERERRSRSRSERRRAEEEEMVRELQRERERSERHHYRDRDVRRKKDDGTETEVDPERDQRTVFAFQLSLKADERDVYEFFSRAGKVRDVRLIMDRNSRRSKGVGYIEFYDVMSVPMAIALSGQLLLGQQVMVKPSEAEKNLVQSNATSGSAALGGARKLYVGNLHSNITEDQLRQVFEPFGQVELVQLPVDALTGLCKGYGFIQFARLEDARAAQSLNGQLDIAGRVIKVSAVTDHVGVQVSGATTGDLDDDEGGGLALNASSRAALMLKLDRSGTATSLTGGIGAAGALPAASVIGAPSAAAPLLQPTISAVGLVPGAPVLPVTTQSAAMSTPTEFLLLKNMFDPAVETDPDFDLDIKDDVQEECSKFGLVKHIFVDKHTAGFVYLQFDSVMGAMKAQQALHGRWFAGKMITATFMSAEEYNTKFPNL is encoded by the exons atgGAGTTCGACGAGTACGAGTACCTGGAGAAGGCGGTGGAGCCCGCCGCCCCGACGGCCAACGGCTCCGGCGAGAAGGAACGCGGCTCGCGCCGCCGCgagggcggcgaagagcgcgtGTCGAAGCTCTCCCGCTCGGGGGAAGACCGCGACCGCGACCGGCACCGCAGCGGCCGCGAGCACCGGGACCGCGATGAcgggaaggagaagaaggagaaggagaaggagaaggagaaggagaaggagaaggagaagagccGCGACCGCGGGAAGGATAGGGATAGGGATAGGGAGGGGAAGGACAGggagaaggggagggagaggcaTAAGCTCAgggagagggaggtggagagggagcgggagcggcggagccggagccggTCGGAGCGGCGCCGCGCTGAGGAGGAAGAGATGGTGAGGGAACTGCAGCGGGAGCGCGAGCGCAGCGAGCGCCATCACTACCGTGACCGTGATGTCAG ACGTAAGAAAGATGACGGTACAGAAACAGAAGTTGACCCAGAAAGGGACCAGAGGACTGTGTTTGCCTTCCAG CTATCCTTGAAGGCAGACGAAAGAGATGTTTATGAATTCTTCTCAAGGGCTGGGAAG GTCCGTGATGTTCGCCTTATTATGGACCGAAACTCACGGCGTTCAAAAGGAGTTGG GTACATCGAGTTTTACGACGTTATGTCTGTTCCAATGGCGATTGCTCTGTCTGGACAACTGCTTCTTGGGCAACAAGTGATGGTTAAGCCATCTGAGGCCGAAAAGAACTTGGTTCAGTCAAATGCAACGTCCGGTAGTGCAGCTTTAGGTGGAGCAAGAAAGTTGTATGTTGGCAATCTTCACTCCAATATCACCGAGGACCAATTGAGACAG GTCTTCGAACCATTTGGGCAAGTGGAGCTTGTACAGCTACCTGTAGATGCACTGACTGGGCTGTGCAAAGGTTATGGTTTCATTCAG TTTGCACGGCTTGAAGATGCAAGAGCTGCACAGAGCTTAAATGGTCAGCTTGATATTGCTGGCAGAGTAATTAAG GTTTCAGCTGTTACTGATCATGTGGGTGTCCAAGTTAGTGGAGCAACTACTGGAGATTTAGATGATGACGAAGGTGGAGGCTTG GCATTAAATGCAAGCTCCAGAGCTGCTCTTATGCTGAAATTGGATCGGAGTGGCACTGCAACCAG CTTAACTGGTGGTATTGGTGCCGCTGGTGCTCTACCAGCTGCATCAGTTATTGGGGCTCCTTCAGCAGCTGCTCCTCTTCTGCAGCCAACAATTTCTGCTGTTGGATTAGTTCCTGGGGCACCTGTGCTTCCTGTTACCACTCAGTCTGCAGCCATGTCTACACCTACTGAATTCCTATTGCTTAAGAACATGTTTGACCCAGCAGTTGAG ACGGATCCTGATTTTGATTTGGATATTAAAGATGATGTCCAAGAAGAATGTTCCAAGTTTGGTTTAGTGAAGCACATTTTTGTTGACAA ACATACTGCTGGCTTTGTGTATCTGCAATTCGATAGCGTGATGGGAGCAATGAAGGCACAACAAGCACTTCATGGAAGATGGTTCGCCGGAAAGATGATTACGGCGACCTTTATG TCAGCGGAGGAGTATAATACTAAGTTCCCGAACTTGTGA
- the LOC133903680 gene encoding dolabradiene monooxygenase-like gives MEGKVLVAVAVVVLLVVLSKLKSLFVAKPKLNLPPGPWTLPVIGSIHHLITNPLIYRRLRELAQKHGPLMMLRLGEVPTLVVSSPEAAQAIMKTHDTSFADRFTNATLDAITYNATDLVFAPYGERWRQLRKICVLELLSTTRVQSFQRIREEEVARFIHNIATSAAVGSSVDMSDGINKFINDAFVRACVGGRCEYQEEYLDAFHMAVQQTSGLTVADLFPSSRIMQMLGRAPRKALAGRDRMQRILEQIIQENKESLDRGDKTAQESFIGVLLRLQNEGGTPIQLTNDTISSLMFDMFGAGSDTSASVLIWSMTELIRSPAAMAKVQAEVREAFKGKSTITEDDLARAELSYFKLVIKETLRLHTHLPCLIPRQCRETCQVMGYDIPKGTSVLVNVWAISRDPKYWDDPEEFKPERFEKNDLDYKGTNYEYLPFGSGRRMCPGINLGLANINLVLVSLLYHFDWKLPDGMEPKDVDVWETVGLIANKRTSLVLHPVTRIAPANA, from the exons ATGGAAGGCAAGGtgctcgtcgccgtcgccgtggtCGTGCTGCTCGTCGTCCTCTCCAAGCTCAAGTCATTGTTCGTCGCGAAGCCGAAGCTTAACCTCCCCCCGGGGCCATGGACGCTGCCGGTGATCGGCAGCATCCACCACCTCATCACCAACCCATTGATCTATCGCAGACTGCGCGAGCTCGCGCAGAAGCACGGGCCGCTCATGATGCTGCGGCTGGGCGAGGTGCCCACGCTGGTGGTGTCGTCGCCGGAGGCCGCGCAGGCGATCATGAAGACGCACGATACCTCGTTCGCTGACCGGTTTACCAATGCCACTCTCGATGCGATCACCTATAACGCCACCGACTTGGTGTTCGCGCCCTACGGCGAGCGGTGGCGCCAGCTCCGCAAGATCTGCGTGCTAGAGCTCCTCAGCACCACTCGCGTGCAGTCGTTCCAGCGCATccgcgaggaggaggtggcgcggTTCATCCACAACATCGCCACGTCCGCCGCCGTCGGCTCCTCCGTGGACATGTCCGATGGGATTAACAAGTTCATCAACGACGCCTTTGTGAGGGCGTGCGTCGGCGGCCGGTGCGAGTACCAGGAAGAGTACCTCGACGCCTTCCACATGGCGGTTCAGCAGACGTCGGGGCTAACCGTTGCCGACCTCTTCCCGTCGTCTAGGATCATGCAAATGCTCGGCAGGGCACCGCGCAAGGCGCTCGCGGGCCGTGACAGAATGCAGCGCATCCTCGAGCAGATCATCCAGGAGAATAAGGAAAGCTTGGACCGCGGCGACAAGACGGCGCAAGAGAGCTTCATCGGTGTCCTGCTCAGGCTCCAGAATGAAGGCGGCACGCCCATCCAGCTCACCAACGACACCATCTCCTCGCTCATGTTT GACATGTTTGGCGCGGGCAGCGATACCTCGGCGAGCGTACTGATCTGGAGTATGACGGAGCTGATCCGATCCCCGGCGGCGATGGCCAAGGTGCAGGCCGAGGTGCGAGAGGCCTTCAAAGGGAAGAGCACAATCACCGAGGACGACCTCGCCAGGGCCGAGCTTAGCTACTTCAAGCTTGTGATCAAGGAAACCCTCAGGCTGCACACTCATCTCCCATGCCTTATCCCACGCCAATGTCGCGAGACATGCCAGGTCATGGGCTACGACATCCCCAAGGGCACATCAGTGCTCGTTAACGTGTGGGCGATTTCCAGGGACCCCAAGTACTGGGATGACCCCGAGGAGTTCAAGCCAGAGCGGTTTGAGAAGAACGACCTGGATTACAAAGGGACAAACTATGAGTACCTCCCATTCGGTTCCGGTCGCCGAATGTGCCCGGGCATAAACCTCGGGCTGGCCAACATCAACCTCGTACTGGTGAGCCTTCTGTACCACTTCGACTGGAAGCTGCCTGATGGGATGGAGCCTAAGGATGTCGACGTATGGGAGACTGTAGGGCTCATCGCGAATAAGAGAACCAGCCTGGTTTTGCACCCCGTCACTCGTATTGCTCCTGCTAATGCGTAA